One Streptomyces sp. CG4 genomic window, GCCTCCGCCGGCAAGTCCCCGAAGGGCAAGCACTCCAAGTCGCCCGGCGCCAAGGACTCCGGCACGGTCCGGCAGTCCGCCACGACGGGCTCCGACACCACCTCCAGGGCCCCGGCGCCCCCGGCCACGCCCCGCCCGGCCCCCACCCCGTCCAGCGCCCCGACGACATCGGCTCCGACCCCGGCCCCCTCGCCGAGCAAGACCTGCACCCGCTTCCTCTGGTGGTGCACCTGAGCCTCGGCGCGCGCCCGCGCGCCACCCCGCGCCATCCGCCATCCGGGGCAGCGACGACATCCCGAGGCGCTCGCGGCGGTTGAGTCGAACAGGTACATCGCGCCGTACCGGTCTCGGGAACGTCCGGAGCGGGAACGGGCGTTGTACTGAGGGGGAGCAGCGAGAGCGGCTCAGGTTGAGGAGAGCGGATGACGCAGCAGATCACCGTCCACGGCACGGTCGCCGAGGGCTTCGAGCCGGTGCGCGAGGAGTTCGCCGCCTTCGTGGCCGGGGAACGCGACGACTACGAGGGCCAGTTGTGTGCCTATGTGCGCGGGCGGCGCGTCGTCGACCTGTGGGCGGGCACGGAGGCGGACGCGCTGTACGGCGTGTTCTCGTCCACCAAGGGTGCCGCGCATCTGGTGGTCGCGCTCCTGGTGCAGGACGGCACGCTGGAGCTGGACCGCAAAGTCACCTACTACTGGCCCGAGTTCGGCGCCGAGGGCAAGGGCGCGGTGACCCTCCGGGAGCTGCTGGCGCACCGGGCGGGCCTGGTCGGGATCGACGTCGGGTTCTCCGCCGAGGAGATGGCCGACGACCGCGCGATGGCCGAACGCCTCGCCGACCAGAAGCCGTTCTGGCGTCCGGGCACGGCCTTCGGCTACCACGCGCTGGTCATCGGCGCGCTCACCGGCGAGGTGGTCCGCCGGGCCACGGGCCACACCCTGCAGGAGGTGTACGAGGAGCGGGTGCGCGCGCCGTACGGCACGGACTTCTTCCTCGGGCTGCCCGAGTCCGAGGAGCCCCGCTTCCGCTCGGTCCAGCCGATGCTCCCGACCCCCGAGCAGCAGGCCCTGCTGGCCGCCCAGCCGGCCGGCCCGCACACCCTGACCTCGATCGCCTTCAACACGCACGTGCCGGAGCCGGGCACGCTGGCCGACTACGTCAACTCCCGCGTCGTACGGGCCAAGGGACCGGCCTCCGCGGGCGGCGTCGCCTCCGCCCGGGGGCTCGCGACGATGTACGCGGCGGCGATCAGCCAGCTGGACGAGCGGCCGCCCCTGCTGAAGCCGGACACGGTGGCCGAGGTGGGCCAGATCCACTCCGTGGGCTACGACCTGGTGGCCCGCGCCCACAAGTCGTACGGCCTGGGCTTCCAGGCGACCGCGGACATGTGGCACCCGAACCTGGGCGCCGGCGCCTTCGGCCACAGCGGCGCGGGCGGCACCCAGGCCTTCGCCGACCCTCGCAGCGGCCTGGCCTACGGCTACACCCGCCGCCGGATGGCGTTTCCGGGCGGAGCGGCACCGGAGAACGACGCTTTCGTGAGCGTGCTGCACCGAGCGGCGATCGGGCGCATCTGACGCTCGCTTCTCGGGAAGGGGGCAGCGGTCCAACCTGAAGGGACGCGGGGAATTGCGCGAGCAACCCACCACAACCCGCACCCGAAGACGCACCGCACCCGGCACACGCCCCCCGCCAAAA contains:
- a CDS encoding serine hydrolase domain-containing protein; the encoded protein is MTQQITVHGTVAEGFEPVREEFAAFVAGERDDYEGQLCAYVRGRRVVDLWAGTEADALYGVFSSTKGAAHLVVALLVQDGTLELDRKVTYYWPEFGAEGKGAVTLRELLAHRAGLVGIDVGFSAEEMADDRAMAERLADQKPFWRPGTAFGYHALVIGALTGEVVRRATGHTLQEVYEERVRAPYGTDFFLGLPESEEPRFRSVQPMLPTPEQQALLAAQPAGPHTLTSIAFNTHVPEPGTLADYVNSRVVRAKGPASAGGVASARGLATMYAAAISQLDERPPLLKPDTVAEVGQIHSVGYDLVARAHKSYGLGFQATADMWHPNLGAGAFGHSGAGGTQAFADPRSGLAYGYTRRRMAFPGGAAPENDAFVSVLHRAAIGRI